The following are encoded together in the Peromyscus maniculatus bairdii isolate BWxNUB_F1_BW_parent chromosome 22, HU_Pman_BW_mat_3.1, whole genome shotgun sequence genome:
- the LOC102907636 gene encoding uncharacterized protein LOC102907636 — protein sequence MDAVTYEDVHVNFTHEEWALLDPCQKSLYKDVMLETYWNLSAVGYKWGDENIEEHCQSSRRHGRYVICHSGYKPCERKGYGKKQCTSVSPRKNRRYVVVPTMRRHGDRDSRAELIEFPISPEIHQETHIGKEPCEYKECGNSSVWPGSHCARNVTHTIGKCDEFNQYGKTLSSSISLQRSEKTHMGKGCCKCEPCTKGLNHHKFLQTHERIHNEEESCECKHCDKTFTSGCSLQLHQGMHLKMKPYDYNQDDKDFACQSYLQVPRIHTGKKPYECHQCGKAFARPSELKIHERCHTGEKPYECSQCGKTFAYPSSMQRHERNHTVEKPFECHQCGKAFVHNSHLQRHERSHSGGKRYECNQCGKAFTHNSHLQRHERSHTGERPYECNQCGIAFSSRSNLLSHERSHAGVKPYACNQCGKAFARKTHLQYHERIHTREKSHEPHKRSKTLHTKQRRRHFGNTSTMGCPPKSSAVVKWNQSEPRREVVGTAEGGAREVTQTLWRSPEGSEWIPVINSGVIYTVGVCFSVLQNVTTLILPS from the exons GATGCAGTGACCTATGAGGATGTGCATGTGAACTTCACCcatgaagagtgggctttgctggatccttgTCAGAAgagtctctacaaagatgtgatgctggaaaccTACTGGAACCTCTCTGCTGTAG GCTACAAATGGGGAGACGAgaatattgaagaacattgtcaaagttctagaagacatgGAAG GTACGTGATCTGTCACTCTGGATACAAGCCATGTGAGCGTAAAGGGTATGGAAAGAAGCAATGTACCTCTGTCTCTCCCAGAAAAAATAGGAGATATGTAGTAGTGCCCACTATGAGAAGACATGGTGATCGTGATTCAAGGGCAGAATTAATTGAATTTCCAATTTCACCAGAAATACATCAAGAAACTCACATTGGAAAAGAGCCTTGTGAGTACAAGGAATGtggaaattcttctgtctggCCTGGTTCACATTGCGCACGTAATGTGACTCACACTATAGGAAAATGTGATGAATTCAATCAGTATGGTAAAACTCTGagttcttccatttctcttcagagaaGTGAAAAAACTCATATGGGAAAAGGATGTTGTAAATGTGAACCGTGTACAAAAGGCTTGAACCATCACAAGTTTCTTCAAACACATGAAAGAATCCATAATGAAGAGGAATCCTGTGAATGTAAACACTGTGACAAAACATTTACATCTGGTTGCTCTTTACAATTACACCAAGGAATGCATTTGAAAATGAAACCCTATGACTATAATCAAGATGATAAAGACTTTGCATGTCAAAGTTATCTTCAAGTGCCCAGAATTCATACTGGgaagaaaccttatgaatgtcatcaatgtggaaaagcctttgcGCGTCCCAGTGAACTTAAAATACATGAAAGatgtcacactggagagaagccctatgaatgtagtCAATGTGGTAAAACATTTGCATATCCTAGTAGTATGCAAAGGCATGAAAGAAATCATACTGTTGAGAAACCCTTTGAATGTCaccagtgtggtaaagcctttgtacataacagtcatcttcaaaggcatgaaagaagtcatTCTGGAGGGAAAcgctatgaatgtaatcagtgtggtaaagcctttacacaTAATAGTCaccttcaaaggcatgaaagaagtcatactggagagagaccctatgaatgtaatcaatgtggtataGCCTTTTCATCTCGCAGTAATCTTCTCAGTCATGAAAGAAGTCACGCTGGAGTGAAACCCTATgcatgtaatcaatgtggtaaagcttttgcaCGTAAGACTCATCTTCAGTATCATGAAAGAATACATACTAGAGAAAAATCCCATGAACCTCATAAAAGAAGTAAAACTTTGCATACGAAGCAAAGGCGCCGCCATTTTGGAAATACCAGTACCATGGGGTGTCCACCAAAATCATCAGCAGTGGTGAAGTGGAACCAGTCAGAGCCTAGGAGAGAAGTTGTGGGAActgcagagggtggagccagagaagtgacccaaacCCTTTGGAGAAGCCCTGAAGGTAGTGAGTGGATCCCAGTCATTAATAGTggagttatttatactgttggagtttgtttttctgttttgcagAATGTGACTACCCtgattcttccctcttga